One window of Chryseobacterium indologenes genomic DNA carries:
- a CDS encoding DUF885 domain-containing protein, producing the protein MKNILSKGILALGLMIGIASCKKSDSPLTKVTPSNLDSIASNYYEQYLKLYPLDATSQGDTRYNDQLPINIDKDFISGEVAFYNSVQKQLEHVDYKALSDEDKVVYDVLDYTLKDKIEAYAYHPEYIPFTQFGGLPLTFPLYGSGQGSQPFKTEKDYSDWLKRMEKFPEWMDAAADNFREGINNKVVLPKKLVIKMIPQMKAEEITTSDMEKNIFYGPIKNFPKSFTQDQKDKFSALYKEAITKKIIPAYTKMGVFLEKDYLPKARDTDGYNSLPNGNEIYSYYVKTWTTTKKSPDEINKIGQQQVAMLRAEMEKVKKQVGFTGSLEEFITFVKTDPKAMPYKTSKEVLNAFNGILTKITPKLKTMFNVTPKTKFEIRQTEKFREASASAEYIPGTPDGKRAGIFYVPLPDPTKFNVTSGMESLFLHEAIPGHHYQVSLQQENTKLPKFMRFGWFGAYGEGWAHYCETLGPEFGLYTDPYQKMGYLSDQMLRAVRLVVDTGLHTGKMSREEAIKYFLSNISYDEGSATAEVERYMAMPGQALGYKIGSLRIRELREKYQKELGNKFNLASFHDEVLSQGCLPLDVLNRKMELWAQKQK; encoded by the coding sequence ATGAAAAACATTTTATCAAAAGGTATTCTTGCACTAGGATTGATGATCGGTATTGCTTCATGCAAAAAATCGGATTCTCCTCTTACGAAAGTGACTCCGAGCAACCTGGATTCTATTGCTTCCAACTATTATGAGCAATATCTTAAGTTATACCCTTTAGACGCTACATCTCAAGGAGATACGAGATACAACGACCAGCTTCCTATCAATATTGATAAGGATTTTATTTCAGGAGAAGTAGCTTTTTATAATTCTGTACAGAAACAACTGGAGCATGTAGACTACAAGGCTCTTTCTGATGAAGATAAGGTGGTGTATGATGTGCTGGATTATACTTTAAAAGATAAAATTGAGGCCTATGCCTATCATCCGGAATATATTCCTTTCACACAATTCGGGGGTCTTCCGCTTACTTTTCCGCTGTATGGAAGCGGACAGGGCAGCCAGCCTTTCAAAACTGAAAAGGATTACAGCGACTGGCTGAAAAGGATGGAAAAATTCCCGGAATGGATGGATGCCGCAGCAGACAACTTCCGTGAGGGAATCAACAATAAGGTAGTACTTCCTAAAAAACTGGTTATCAAAATGATTCCTCAGATGAAAGCCGAGGAAATCACAACCTCTGATATGGAAAAGAATATTTTCTATGGACCGATTAAAAACTTCCCGAAAAGCTTCACTCAGGATCAGAAAGATAAATTTTCAGCACTTTATAAAGAAGCTATCACCAAAAAAATTATTCCGGCTTATACTAAAATGGGCGTATTTTTAGAAAAAGATTATCTTCCTAAAGCCAGAGATACAGACGGATACAACAGTCTTCCCAATGGAAATGAAATTTACAGCTATTATGTAAAAACCTGGACAACAACTAAGAAATCTCCTGATGAGATCAATAAGATTGGTCAGCAGCAGGTAGCTATGCTTCGTGCAGAAATGGAAAAAGTAAAGAAACAGGTAGGTTTTACCGGAAGTCTGGAAGAATTTATCACTTTTGTGAAAACAGATCCAAAGGCAATGCCTTATAAGACTTCTAAGGAGGTTTTAAATGCCTTCAACGGTATTCTGACGAAGATTACTCCGAAACTGAAAACAATGTTTAACGTAACTCCAAAAACAAAGTTTGAAATCAGACAGACGGAAAAATTCAGAGAGGCAAGCGCCAGTGCAGAATATATTCCGGGAACTCCTGACGGAAAAAGAGCAGGTATATTTTATGTTCCCCTTCCTGACCCTACGAAATTCAATGTTACTTCAGGAATGGAGTCTCTTTTCCTTCATGAAGCAATTCCAGGGCATCATTATCAGGTTTCTTTACAACAGGAGAATACTAAGCTTCCAAAATTCATGAGATTCGGATGGTTTGGAGCGTATGGTGAAGGATGGGCCCATTATTGTGAAACTCTAGGTCCTGAATTTGGTTTATATACTGATCCTTACCAGAAAATGGGATATCTGAGTGATCAGATGTTGAGAGCTGTACGACTTGTAGTGGATACAGGACTTCATACCGGAAAAATGTCAAGAGAAGAAGCCATTAAATATTTCTTAAGCAATATTTCTTACGATGAAGGATCTGCCACTGCAGAAGTAGAAAGATACATGGCGATGCCGGGACAGGCTTTAGGCTACAAAATAGGTTCTTTAAGAATCCGTGAACTGAGAGAAAAGTATCAGAAAGAACTTGGAAACAAATTCAATCTGGCAAGCTTCCATGATGAAGTATTAAGTCAGGGATGTCTTCCTTTGGACGTTCTGAA